The sequence GACTTTCTTCAGCACGAGACCGGGGGCCATGTAGCCCGTGCGTTTGCTTTCCAGCACGAACCCGCGTCCCTCGGCGGCGACGACCCGCAGCGTACGTTTGCGACGGCGCAGATCGGAGAGCACGAGGTCGTCGCCCACGGCCAACGTCGCGAGCCAGGCGCCGGACACCGGCACGACAACACCCGGAACATCCTCGGGGTTCTCCGCGGGGGTGAGACGCAGCAACGCGGATTCGATCACGATGCCGCGCTCGTTGCGCCGCGGTTGCCACTTGAGCACGGCGGGGCCGGGCTCGATGGCGCCGGTGCGCAGCTTGGGTCCGGCGAGGTCCATGAGGACCTTGCATGGGCGACCGAGCGCGCTCGCGGCTTCGCGGACGTTCGCGGCCATGCGTGCCCAGACGTCGGCGTTATCGTGTGCGCAGTTGATGCGCGCGCAGTCCATCCCCGATTCGATCAGCGCGCGCACGAGAGCCGGATCTTCCGCAGCCTCGGTCGGAAGCGTGACCATGATGCGCGCGGCGCGGTCCTCACGAGCTGGACCGAGGAGCGCGTCCGCGTGGTCCGCGATCATCCGAGCGCCATCTTCGAGCGTGATCGGGGGCAGGAAAGGCTCGGGTTGCTTCCACTCGCGGCCCGCGGCCTGATGCAGTAGACGCAGCACGGCGGTGAGATTCGAAAACACGTGCGACTCGCTGCGTCCGAGCGATGAGAGGCCGAGCGCGGCAAGGCGCCGCTGCAAGGCGCGGATGTCGTGACGACGCAAGGCGATGTAGTGAAGCAGGTTCTTCGCGCCCGCTTCGAATGCCTCGCTCACGCGCGACACCATCGGCCGGAACTGCGCTTCGAATCCCAGGATGTCGTCGCGCAAGGCGACGAGTTCCTCGATCAGCGCTCCCAGATCGTCCGGAGCGTCAGCCGGTCGGTCGGACGTCGATTCACCCGAATGATTGTGGATGGCACGCATCTTCCCCCCCCCGAGATCCGCAGTGCGACGGAATGATACCGGACGATTTGAAGGCGTGGCCAGCACAAAACGGTGCGTTACGAGGATGTCGCTACGATGTCGCGCGTGCGTCACGTAATTGTCAAATTTCCTTTGCGCACGATGACCGCGACGGGTTGGCGGATTGGTATCAATTATCACCATGGGTGCCGCGTGTGCTGGACGATCCGCGAATTCGACGTTACATCGAATCGTAACGGAGGGCGAATGAGCGTCGCGAAGAATCTGGCGGCCATCGAACTCGCGGATGCGAACGGCGTGCGGCGGCGACTCGGCGACTTCTGGGCGGATCGCCCGGCGGTCGTCGCGTTCGTGCGCCACTTTGGGTGACTGTTCTGCCGCGAGCAAGTCACGCAGTTGCGTGATTCGTTGGACGAGATCGAAAGACGCGGCGCGACGCTGGTCGTCATCGGCAGCGGCAAACCGCATCATGCGAAGTGGTTCGCCGAGGACCTGAACTACGACGGCCCGATTCTCGCCGATCCGGATCTGGTCACGTATCGCGCGGCGAAACTGCGGCGCGGATACTTCTCCCTGCTGTCCCCGGCCACGATCGCGGCGGCCATGCGCGCGTTTCGCGGGGGATTTCGCCAGACGCGCACGCGCGGCGACCCGTGGCAGAACGGCGGCATCTTCGTGTTTGCGCCGGGCGACCGCATCCTCTTCGAGCAACGCAGCGCGGTCGCGGGCGACCACGCGCGCGTTGGCGAGATCCTCGCGGCGCTCGAACGGGCCCGCTGAAGGGCGCCGGATTACACAGGACATTGATCGACGCGATTTGTCGTCATTTCGCTGTTGACGTCCGATTCGTGAAGTGATAGCAATTTCCATATTCCATTGTGTGTTTGAATTTTATTTCACGTTGAGCTGATCGGCGTTGCGGCCTCGAGCCGCCGCGCGATCGCGCGTGACGATGCCCGAAAACGACTCTTGGCGCCGGCCATTGCGGCGCATGACTAAAAGGAGATGAAAGATGGCCGATGTGATGGATCATCTGGTTGCCGCCAATCTGCCCGACATGATCAAGAACCTCGGGCTCGCGGTCGCGAAGGCCAACCACGAGATGTCGAAGTCCGCCGATCCGGACGCGAAGACCGTGTACGCGATCGAGAAAGCCGAGATCGAGCTCGCGGTGACCTTTTCGTTCAGCCGCGACCAACAAATCGGCGGACAGATCGGCGGCAGCGTCTTCGCCTTCGCCGTGAACGCCTCGTACAAAGCGACCTTTGGTTTCCGCGAAGAGGCTTCGAGCAAGATCAAGCTCGTGCTCTCGGCCAAGCCCGTGAACAACGACTGACGCCACGCGCGGCGTCGTCAAACTTGCGGGAGGACTTATGGCCGACGAGACGAAATCGCCGGATGCGACGACCCTCGACGAGGTGCTCGTCGCGTTTCAGAAGACCATGGCGCGCGTGGGCAAACGCATGCGCGCGGCCCTGTATTCCGACACCGAGTTGTTGCGTGCGTCGCGTTCGCTTTACGCGATCGACGGGATGAACGTGACGCTTCATCTGCGCACCGAACCCGCGGCGGACGCCGCCTCGCGGGACAAGGTGCGCGTCGTTTTCGCGGACAATCCGGGGGACGCGAACCTCACGGTGGACTTCCGCGTCGAAAGCCGCGCCGTGCAGGAGCTCACCGAGGCGCGGCTCGTCCTCGCGTCATACGGCGCTCGGTTCGACCGCCCCGCGACGCACGACCTCGTCGCCGTGGCGCTGGAGCCCGACGGCTCGCCCATCGCCGACGTCGCCGTGCATGTACACGTCACGGCCGTCGGCAAGACCGTTGAATCGGCGGTGTTCGAGACGCGCACCGATGCGACGGGGCGCCTGTGGATCGAAATCGACGCGGCGGCGCGGGCGATGACCTTCAATCACAAACCCGCCGATTCGCCCCTCGCGGTCGCCGCGGAGTGGTTGATCCACGCGGAGATGCCGTCGCGCGCCCTCGTGTCCGAGCACGTGCGCGTGCCCGGCGGATCGACGTGAGGTGACAACCGATGGCTGAAGAACAAAAGGAAGAACAGCTCGTCACGCTGCTGGAGCAGGTCGTCGGCGCCGCGGCGACATCGGCGCGCTCGCTGCGTCTCGCCATGGCCGACCGCACGGCTTGGCCCGATTACGTCTATCACATCCAGAAATTCACGATCAAAGTCCAGGTCGCGCTGGCGTTCAAGGAAAAAAAGCTCTTCGGATTGCTGGGCACGCAAAAGGAAGGCGCGACGAACAGCAGCGTGGAATTCGAGATGGTGGCCGTACCGATCCCCGAACTCCCCGAGCCCAATCCGTGAGGGCCGCGCGTGCGAAAAAACCGATCGGCGGCGCCGCAAAGGTCGCGACGCCCGCGAAGGAGTCCGCCATGAGTCTCACCGACACGCAGAAGAAAACCGCGCAGGCGATCGTGAACATCTTCGAAACCGGCAAGCCCGTGGGCGATTACGGCAACGTTACGCTCATGGCCGGCGACAGCGGGCATCTGACCTATGGCCGTTCGCAGACCACGCTCGCGAGCGGAAATCTTTATTTGCTCATCAAGGACTACTGTGGCGCGGCCGGCGCGGCGCTGGCGGGCGAACTCGCGCCGTATCTCGACCGGCTGGAGCGAGCCGATCTCTCGCTCGATCACGACGCGAATCTTCGGTCGGCCCTGCGCCGCGCGGGGGACGACCCCGTGATGCGCGACGTGCAGGACCGTTTCTTCGACCGCGTGTACTTCGCGCCCAGCCAGGCGGCGTGCGCGGCGCTGGGCGTCGCGACCGCGTTGGGCGCTGCGGTGGTGTACGACAGCCACATCCATGGCTCGTGGGGCCGGATGCGCGACCGCACCAACGAGCAGGTCGGCGCGTGCGCCTCCGTCGGCGAAAAGGCGTGGATCGAGGGCTACGTGAAGGTGCGAAAATCGTGGCTCTTGAATCACTCCAACACGCTGCTGCGCAAGACGGTCTACCGGATGGACGTGTTCATCCGACTCTTCGGCGAGAAGAACTGGGACCTCAAGTTACCGCTCCACGTGCGCGGCATCCGCATCGACGAAGACGCGATCGACGGCGCCGAGCCCGCGCGCGTGACCGCGACCGACGCGCCACCACCGCGATTGCTGTCGCTGAAAAGTCCCGCGCTGACCGGGCCCGACGTGAAGGCGCTGCAATCGGCGCTCATCGCGGCCGGGGCGACGATCTCCGCGGACGGCGTGTTCGGACCCAACACCGACAAGGCCGTGCGCGACTTTCAGCGCTCGAAGGGCCTCGTGGTCGACGGCATCGTCGGCCCAACAACGCGGACGTATTTGGGGATGTGAGGAGCCTCATGCGGCACGGTCCCGTCTCGGCGGGGTCGTGCGGCGCCACGAATGAGAATCGGCACGACCGCCCTCGGTCGTGAAAAAGTGCAAACAGGCGGAGGCGCCGTTGTTTCGCTGTCCGAAATCTCACCGCGTTTCAGCCTTGGCCGGCGTCCTCGTATGGCTCCTGTGCGTCCATGTGGCCTTCGCCCCTGCGGCGTCGCCCGTGCCCGTGAACGGTGCGGACGCCGGCCCACCGACCGACCCCACCGACATGGCCGCGATGCTCGCCGATCCGCTGGAGGACGTCGTGGCCGTCGGCGGAATATACGGCTGGCATTGCTCGGGCGTCCTTGTTCATCGCAGGGCTGTTCTCACTGCGCGACATTGCCTGCCCGCCAAGGAAGTCTTCATCGGCGAAAATGTGCTGGAACACGGCGTCGTGATCCCGGTTGTCGAAGGGCGGACGCCCGGCGCGGCGGGCCCCGATATCGCGCTCCTCGTCCTGGAACGCGACGCGCCGACGCCGCCGAGAAAACGGTTGAAACCGGAACGGGGCTTCACGCCGATCGGAATCGTGCGTTTCGCGGGGTTCGGCGCCCGCGAACCCACCGGCCGGTTCGGGTACGGCGTGAAGCATTTCACCGACGCCCCCATGTCGGGGTGGAATTGCGACCCCGGACGCGCGGCGCTGTTCGGGTGCGACCCCGATAACGAATTCGTCTCCATCGCGGGTCTCGGGCGCGACACGTGCAGCGGCGATTCGGGCGGTCCCGCGTTGCTCGCGACCATTGACCCGTCCACCGGCCGAAACGCCTGGATCCTCATCGGCATCGTCTCCCGCGCGGTCGCCTCGTCCACGAGCGTTTGCGGCTACGGCGGCGTGTACGTGCGCACGGATATCCATGAACCCTGGCTCAGAGAGCAAATTCGGGAAATCTCAACACAACGGAGGGTAGAACCATGAAACGAATCGCGGCGTGGATCATGGCGTTGGTGATGGCGACGGCAAGCATTCCGGCCACTCCCTTGATGGGATTCGCCCAAGAACTAGATGCGGAAAATACACCGGCAGAGAAAGCCGCCGAGGCCGCCGAGGCCGCCGAGGCCGCGAAAACTGCCGCCGAGGCCGCCGAGGCCGCGAAAACTGCCGCGACGAAAGCCGCCGAGGCCGCCGAGGCCGCCGAGGCCGCGAAAACTGCCGCCGAGGCCGCCGAGGCCGCGAAAACTGCCGCCGAGGCCGCCGAGGCCGCGAAGACTGCCGCGACGAAAGCCGCCGAGGCCGCCGAGGCCGCCGAGGCCGCGAAGACTGCCGCGACGAAAGCCGCCGAGGCCGCCGAGTACGCGGCGCAGGCGCTGTCGCATCAGGCGAAAGCCGACGACGCTGTGGCGAAACTCTTGGCCAATGATGCGGAAGACTTTTGGCAGGAGTGGCTCGAAAAGCCCGCCGAAAACGACGAAACGGCGAAAATGAAAATGGATGAGGTTGAGAAATGGGCCACGGAAGCGGAAAACGCGAGCATCGATGCGAACACGTTCGCAGCAATGGCAAATCGATGGGCAACCGGATCACCCCCCCCCCTCCGAAAGCGACCAATCTGCCGCGAAGGCAGCGAAGGCCGCGATGGTGACGAAGGAATTTGCGTCTTCGGCGCGCCGGCATGCCGAACGGGCGAAACAACCGCCGCGCGCCACGGGAAGCCACATTCGGCCCGGCAAAAACAGTCAGCGATTGCTGCTGCTGCCGGACGGCATGCCGCCGACGAAGACGACCTGCGTTTTTGACGCGACGGACGGGTCCGGGTCGTCCAGCGCGAGTTGGGATCCGTACGCGTCGGAAGGCATGGGGCGCATGATCAACCTGCCGGGCACCGACTATCTTCTGTCCTGCTCGTCGGAATCCGCTCGTGCGGCGAACGACCCCGGTGTCAATTTCGCATGGAAATACTCCGGAGTCGTCACCAAGGCCGGCGACTCAGGATTATTTGGCAAATTGTTAGAGGGTTGGAAATCGGATGCCGGCAAGCAAAGGGACACCGCTCTCCCCGTATTTTTCATCATCTTTGCCGAACCGGACGGCGATGCGAAAACAGGGGACAAGAAAAAGGAGAAGGACAAAGATGGCCAAATGGCGGTCGCGAACGTAGACGAACGGAATAACGCTTCGGGTCGTCATGCCGAGTGCAAAACTCAAGATGACTTTATGCCGGGCAAAAAATGCCACGCCTTCGCCGGCCAACCGGTTTCGCTTCCGACCATCGACGCGACGATCAAGGGGCTTTCATCGGCCACCGCCGGACCGAAGATGCGTCCGTCACAACGGGCGCTGTCTCCGCAGGGATTCGGCGAGCAGGCGGCCGACGATTTCTTTCAGGCGGTCGCGGAGGTCATGGTGGAGCGCGCGAAATCCAAGGGGACCAGGCTCCTGCAAAACGAAATCCGCGAGGTGTTTTGCGAGGAACTCTTCATCGACCTCACGGGCGACAAGCCGAAGAT comes from Deltaproteobacteria bacterium and encodes:
- a CDS encoding pyruvate kinase — encoded protein: MRAIHNHSGESTSDRPADAPDDLGALIEELVALRDDILGFEAQFRPMVSRVSEAFEAGAKNLLHYIALRRHDIRALQRRLAALGLSSLGRSESHVFSNLTAVLRLLHQAAGREWKQPEPFLPPITLEDGARMIADHADALLGPAREDRAARIMVTLPTEAAEDPALVRALIESGMDCARINCAHDNADVWARMAANVREAASALGRPCKVLMDLAGPKLRTGAIEPGPAVLKWQPRRNERGIVIESALLRLTPAENPEDVPGVVVPVSGAWLATLAVGDDLVLSDLRRRKRTLRVVAAEGRGFVLESKRTGYMAPGLVLKKVGAEDDPGGVIGPLPSLEQAVILGEGDTLVVTGPDRIGRPARFSLDRGREISPAQIPCTLPEVFADVKIGERVLLDDGKIAATIEHIEAGELRLRVTRAAPGGVKLRADKGINFPDSMLHVKGLTARDTEDLSTVVALADIVALSFVSGPGDVADLQRELSRLGGAHLGVVAKIETRQALERLTAILLQAMSSPSVGVMIARGDLAVECGFEFLAEAQEEILWISEAAHVPVIWATQVLENLAKSGLPSRAEITDTAMSGRAECVLLGKGPHILETIRMAGEILHRMEGHQHKKSPLLGPLDVSDFSAA
- a CDS encoding trypsin-like serine protease; translated protein: MAGVLVWLLCVHVAFAPAASPVPVNGADAGPPTDPTDMAAMLADPLEDVVAVGGIYGWHCSGVLVHRRAVLTARHCLPAKEVFIGENVLEHGVVIPVVEGRTPGAAGPDIALLVLERDAPTPPRKRLKPERGFTPIGIVRFAGFGAREPTGRFGYGVKHFTDAPMSGWNCDPGRAALFGCDPDNEFVSIAGLGRDTCSGDSGGPALLATIDPSTGRNAWILIGIVSRAVASSTSVCGYGGVYVRTDIHEPWLREQIREISTQRRVEP
- a CDS encoding peptidoglycan-binding protein; protein product: MDVFIRLFGEKNWDLKLPLHVRGIRIDEDAIDGAEPARVTATDAPPPRLLSLKSPALTGPDVKALQSALIAAGATISADGVFGPNTDKAVRDFQRSKGLVVDGIVGPTTRTYLGM